AAGACCGTGTTCATGCTCGACATGGGCGCGCTCATTGCGGGTGCCAAATATCGCGGTGAATTCGAGGAACGACTCAAAGCCGTACTTAAGGAAGTTCAGGAATCTGAAGGGAGGATCATCATCTTTATCGATGAGATCCACACCATCGTCGGCGCAGGTAAAACTGACGGCGCAATGGATGCCGGAAACCTCCTCAAACCCATGCTGGCCCGTGGCGAACTGCACTGCATCGGCGCGACCACCACTGACGAGTACCGCAAATACATCGAGAAGGACCCGGCCCTTGAACGCCGTTTCCAGACCATAATGACAGAAGAGCCGAGCGTTGAAGACACCATCTCAATCCTGCGCGGCCTGAAAGAGCGTTTCGAGGTGCACCACGGCGTACGCATCAGCGACAGCGCGCTGGTGGAAGCGGCCACACTCTCTGCCCGCTACATCACCGATCGCCAGCTGCCGGACAAAGCCATTGACCTCATTGATGAAGCAGCAGCCATGATCCGTACCGAGATCGACTCCCAGCCCTACGAGCTGGACAAGATCAACCGCCAGATCATGCAGGCTGAAATCGAACGCGAGGCCCTGCGCAAAGAGGACGATACAGCATCGCGTGAGCGTCTTTCCAAGCTGGAAGACACCCTCACCGAGATGAAGATCAAGCAGTCCGAGCTGGTTGAGCAGTGGGAAAAGGAAAAAGGATCCATCGATACTGTGCGCGACCTCAAAGCCCAGATCGAGAAGACCAGAATAGATATTGAAGAAGCCCAGCGCAAAGGCGATCTCGGCCGCGCATCGGAGTTGACCTACTCCGTACTGCCCGGTCTGGAAAGCCAGCTTGAAGCTATCTCCAACGATATAGAAGGCGAGGAAGACAAAGTCACAGCAGACAGCAAACGTCTGCTCAAAGAATTTGTCGGCCCGGATGACATAGCCGGGATCATCTCCCGCTGGACCGGAATCCCGGTCAGCCGCCTTGTGGAAGGCGAGCGCGAAAAACTGCTCCGCCTTGAAGACATCCTGCATGACCGGGTGATCGGTCAGGATGATGCTGTACGTGCTGTTTCTGAAGCGGTGCTGCGTGCCCGTGCGGGTCTGAAAGATCCTTCGCGGCCCATCGGCTCGTTCATCTTCCTCGGCCCCACCGGGGTCGGCAAGACCGAGCTTTGCAAGGCCCTTGCTGAAGCACTCTTTGACAGCGAAGAAAACATCGTGCGCATGGACATGTCCGAGTACATGGAAAAACACGCGGTTGCGCGGCTTATCGGCGCGCCTCCGGGCTACATCGGATACGATGAAGGCGGTCAGCTCACCGAGGCCATCCGCCGCAAGCCCTATTCCGTAGTGCTCTTTGATGAGATTGAAAAAGCACACAGCGATGTCTTCAACGTACTGCTGCAAATTCTCGATGATGGCCGCATAACCGATTCTCAGGGCCGCACCGTGGATTGCAAGAACACCATCATCATCATGACCTCCAACCTCGGTTCCCAGCTCATGCTTGAAGGAATCGAGGAGAACGGCGAGTTCAAAAACGGTGTTCAGGACGGAGTAATGAACGTGCTGCGCAACCATTTCAGGCCCGAATTCCTGAACCGTGTGGACGAAACTGTGCTCTTCAAGCCGCTGCTTGAAAGCGACCTCGTCCAGATAGTGGACCTGCAGCTTGCCGGGTTGCGTGCGCGTCTGGAAGAACAAAAGATGTCCATGGAAGTCAGCGACAAAGCCAAGGCATTCATTGCCCACGCGTCCTATGATCCCATCTACGGAGCAAGGCCGCTGCGCCGTTACCTGCAATCCCACGTGGAAACTCCGCTGGCGAAGAAGATTATCGGCGGGGAATTGCGTGAAGAGCACGCGATTAGCATTGATGCCGGGGAAGATGGCTTGGAATTTAAGACTAATTAAGATGCCTAGTACGTCTTGATTGACGTTGTTTAACCAATTAAACAGTTGTAATTTTGCATGGCAGACCGATTTTGCCTTGGTTTTTTAAGACCGTGCCGGAGCTTGGGTCGTCATGCTTTGTTCTTCTAACCCGAACCGTTGCTTGGGAT
This genomic window from Desulfovibrio sp. JC010 contains:
- the clpB gene encoding ATP-dependent chaperone ClpB, giving the protein MDPNKFTQKTNDAIAAAQSLAVKNGQQQIEVEHLLLALIDQEKGIVSKILEKSSIKPADYKKAVEAEINKLPKVSGPGAQPGQVFVTQRLNRIIVASEEIAQRMQDEFISVEHLFLAIMEEHGSTGAGRVNKTFGLTKDKVLEAMTTIRGNQRVTTDNPEATYDALKKYGRDLVEEARKGKLDPVIGRDSEIRRVIRILSRRTKNNPILIGEAGVGKTAIIEGLAQRIVKQDVPEGLKDKTVFMLDMGALIAGAKYRGEFEERLKAVLKEVQESEGRIIIFIDEIHTIVGAGKTDGAMDAGNLLKPMLARGELHCIGATTTDEYRKYIEKDPALERRFQTIMTEEPSVEDTISILRGLKERFEVHHGVRISDSALVEAATLSARYITDRQLPDKAIDLIDEAAAMIRTEIDSQPYELDKINRQIMQAEIEREALRKEDDTASRERLSKLEDTLTEMKIKQSELVEQWEKEKGSIDTVRDLKAQIEKTRIDIEEAQRKGDLGRASELTYSVLPGLESQLEAISNDIEGEEDKVTADSKRLLKEFVGPDDIAGIISRWTGIPVSRLVEGEREKLLRLEDILHDRVIGQDDAVRAVSEAVLRARAGLKDPSRPIGSFIFLGPTGVGKTELCKALAEALFDSEENIVRMDMSEYMEKHAVARLIGAPPGYIGYDEGGQLTEAIRRKPYSVVLFDEIEKAHSDVFNVLLQILDDGRITDSQGRTVDCKNTIIIMTSNLGSQLMLEGIEENGEFKNGVQDGVMNVLRNHFRPEFLNRVDETVLFKPLLESDLVQIVDLQLAGLRARLEEQKMSMEVSDKAKAFIAHASYDPIYGARPLRRYLQSHVETPLAKKIIGGELREEHAISIDAGEDGLEFKTN